A genomic window from Brassica oleracea var. oleracea cultivar TO1000 chromosome C8, BOL, whole genome shotgun sequence includes:
- the LOC106311587 gene encoding filament-like plant protein 4, translating to MDRKSWPWKKKSSSEKPAPVTAQDQENGKKPSYISFDQYSHLNGLKDDVHKYEAQVLNLQDQIKELDSKLSTANADITSKEAMVKQHSKVAEEAVSGWEKAEAEASALKTHLETVTLAKLTVEDRAAHLDGALKECMKQVRSLKEENEQKLHDVIVSNTNQMDKIRDEFESKIREFEQELLRSGAENDALSRSLQERSNMVIRISEEKSQAEAEIEHLKSNIESCEREINTLKYETHVITKELEIRNEEKNMSMRSAEAANKQHLEGVKKIAKLEAECQRLRTLVRKKLPGPGALAQMKMEVESLGRGGDHHRQRGSPAKPSSPLMSPMSQVSGFSYDNMQKIHKENDLLTERLLAMEEETKMLKEALAKRNSELQVSRNLCARTANKLQTLESQRMSNPPSMASMSEDGNEDARSIAGSLMSDISQTNKDKNKTKSANQLELMDDFLEMEKLACLPSGDSDADADAEIPPLMKRISTSLQSLPKDAAFEKILEEVQCAIEDAGGPNVKEIPMSSETTEETVSQELAHALSQIYHFVSHLAKEATPCQDTFSQKVQELSVTLDRVLSKEKTLVEFVFDLCRVLVEASELKLNVVGFNASDVEIHSPDCIDKVALPENKALKDSSGEHYQSGCSQSSDSEIPDDCIGYEHKLSAVACTFTSEEFEGLKLEKEKAETNLASCEADLEATKSKLQETEQLLAEVKSDLESVQRSNGMAETQLKCMVESYRSLETRSSELEIELSSLKSKIENLEDELHEEKENHQEALTKCQELEEQLQRNNQTCQVTEADPKSKQDNEIAAAAEKLQECQETILLLGKQLKSMCPQTEQVASSPSHDQALIPEEENEYTTSTNPQVKTPSSPSDKETPSMTTMRSPVAPKHKHTKSNSPSSSSSGLTPEKHSKGLSRLFSSKAKY from the exons GATCAAGGAGTTAGATTCCAAGCTGTCTACAGCTAATGCAGATATTACATCCAAGGAGGCTATGGTCAAACAGCACTCCAAAGTCGCTGAAGAAGCTGTCTCAGGCTGGGAAAAAGCTGAAGCAGAAGCTTCGGCTTTGAAAACGCATCTCGAAACCGTGACGCTCGCTAAGCTCACCGTTGAAGACCGTGCTGCGCATCTAGACGGAGCTCTCAAGGAGTGTATGAAACAGGTTAGGAGTCTAAAGGAAGAGAACGAACAGAAGCTGCATGATGTCATTGTAAGTAACACCAACCAAATGGACAAGATCAGAGACGAGTTCGAGTCCAAGATCCGAGAGTTCGAGCAAGAGCTGCTCCGTTCCGGAGCTGAGAACGACGCGCTGTCAAGATCGCTGCAAGAGCGTTCCAACATGGTGATAAGGATAAGCGAAGAGAAGTCGCAAGCAGAGGCCGAGATCGAGCATCTCAAGAGCAACATAGAGTCCTGCGAGAGGGAGATCAACACTCTCAAGTACGAAACCCATGTGATCACCAAAGAGCTCGAGATCCGCAACGAGGAGAAGAACATGAGCATGAGATCTGCGGAGGCAGCGAACAAGCAGCATTTGGAAGGTGTCAAGAAGATTGCAAAGCTGGAAGCCGAGTGCCAGAGGCTACGCACTTTGGTAAGGAAGAAACTCCCTGGTCCTGGGGCGCTTGCGCAGATGAAAATGGAGGTTGAGAGCTTAGGGAGAGGAGGAGACCATCATAGACAGAGGGGGTCACCTGCTAAGCCTTCTAGTCCTCTCATGTCTCCAATGTCACAGGTCTCTGGCTTCTCGTATGACAATATGCAGAAGATTCACAAAGAAAACGATTTGTTGACAGAGAGGTTACTTGCAATGGAAGAAGAGACAAAGATGCTCAAAGAAGCTTTGGCTAAGCGTAACAGCGAGCTTCAGGTTTCAAGAAACCTCTGTGCTAGGACAGCAAACAAGCTTCAAACATTGGAATCTCAGAGGATGAGTAATCCTCCTAGTATGGCTTCAATGTCTGAAGACGGAAACGAAGATGCTAGAAGCATCGCTGGGTCTTTGATGTCTGATATCTCTCAAACCAACAAGGATAAAAACAAAACGAAGAGTGCTAACCAGTTGGAGCTTATGGATGATTTTCTAGAAATGGAGAAGCTAGCTTGTCTACCAAGTGGTGATTCTGATGCTGATGCTGATGCTGAGATTCCACCGCTGATGAAAAGAATCTCAACTTCGCTTCAGTCTCTTCCCAAAGATGCTGCTTTCGAGAAGATTTTGGAAGAGGTACAATGTGCCATTGAAGATGCAGGTGGGCCTAATGTAAAGGAGATACCCATGTCAAGTGAGACCACAGAGGAAACAGTTAGCCAAGAACTGGCTCATGCTCTTTCTCAGATATACCACTTTGTTTCCCACCTTGCGAAAGAAGCAACGCCGTGTCAGGACACGTTCTCTCAAAAAGTTCAAGAGTTGTCTGTCACTTTGGACAGAGTGTTGAGCAAGGAGAAGACTCTGGTGGAGTTTGTGTTTGATCTCTGTCGTGTTTTAGTAGAAGCTAGTGAGCTTAAACTCAACGTGGTGGGATTTAACGCATCTGATGTGGAGATTCACAGCCCTGACTGCATTGATAAAGTCGCTTTACCGGAAAACAAAGCTCTAAAAGATTCATCAGGTGAGCATTACCAGAGTGGTTGTTCTCAGAGCTCTGATTCCGAGATTCCAGATGATTGCATCGGCTACGAACACAAGCTCTCAGCAGTTGCTTGTACATTTACATCAGAAGAGTTTGAAGGGTTGAAGCTGGAGAAAGAAAAAGCAGAGACCAACCTTGCAAGCTGTGAAGCGGATCTTGAAGCAACTAAGTCGAAACTACAAGAAACAGAGCAGCTTCTTGCTGAAGTGAAGTCAGATTTGGAATCTGTTCAGAGGTCTAATGGCATGGCCGAGACGCAGCTCAAATGCATGGTTGAATCATACAGATCTCTGGAAACTAGATCATCAGAGCTGGAAATCGAGTTGAGTTCTCTTAAAAGCAAAATAGAAAACTTGGAAGATGAGCTTCATGAGGAAAAGGAAAACCACCAAGAGGCTTTAACCAAATGCCAAGAACTCGAAGAGCAATTACAAAG GAACAACCAAACCTGCCAAGTAACTGAAGCTGATCCCAAAAGCAAACAGGACAATGAAATAGCAGCTGCTGCAGAGAAGTTACAGGAGTGTCAAGAGACTATATTGCTTCTCGGGAAGCAACTCAAATCCATGTGTCCTCAAACAGAACAAGTTGCTTCTTCTCCAAGCCACGACCAAGCCCTAATCCCCGAAGAAGAAAACGAATACACAACTTCCACAAATCCTCAAGTCAAAACACCAAGTTCGCCTTCAGACAAGGAAACACCATCGATGACTACAATGAGATCTCCCGTAGCGCCGAAACATAAACACACCAAGTCAAACTCACCATCCTCCTCCTCCTCAGGACTTACCCCTGAGAAACACTCTAAAGGACTAAGCAGGTTATTCTCCTCTAAAGCAAAGTATTAA
- the LOC106311589 gene encoding protein TRIGALACTOSYLDIACYLGLYCEROL 1, chloroplastic, which yields MMQTCCIHQSLPFPQRILPRLDASIGFKPPKLGFIGKNQPLGILNLIRQRRLYVNLNANDAHPSMSILEEETSSENSAPTPEAELPFSEWSPSKSIWRGLSVPIIAGQVLLRILKGKIHWRNTLQQLERTGPKSLGVCLLTSTFVGMAFTIQFVREFTRLGVNRSIGGVLALAFSRELSPVITSIVVAGRMGSAFAAELGTMQVSEQTDTLRVLGADPIDYLITPRVIASCLALPFLTLMCFTVGMASSALLSDAVYGISINIIMDSAHRALRPWDIVSAMIKSQVFGAIISVISCSWGVTTTGGAKGVGESTTSAVVMSLVGIFIADFVLSSFFFQGAGDSLKNCV from the exons ATGATGCAGACTTGTTGTATCCATCAGTCATTGCCATTTCCTCAGAG AATTCTTCCAAGGCTCGATGCTTCCATCGGTTTTAAGCCTCCCAAACTCGGTTTCATTGGAAAGAATCAGCCTTTGGGGATTTTGAATCTTATACGGCAAAGAAGATTATACGTGAACTTGAATGCTAATGACGCTCACCCATCCATGTCTATCCTAGAAGAAGAAACCTCCTCTGAAAACAGCGCACCGACTCCAGAAGCTGAGCTTCCATTCAGCGAATGGTCACCTTCTAAATCCATATGGAGAGGCTTATCAGTCCCCATCATAGCAGGACAAGTCCTTCTCCGGATACTCAAGGGCAAGATCCACTGGAGAAACACTCTCCAACAGCTCGAGAGAACCGGACCCAAATCTCTGGGAGTCTGCCTTCTCACTTCCACGTTCGTTGGCATGGCTTTCACCATCCAGTTCGTTAGAGAATTCACCAGGCTAGGCGTCAACAGATCCATCGGAGGCGTCTTGGCTCTCGCCTTCTCCAGAGAGCTCAGTCCTGTCATCACGTCCATCGTTGTCGCCGGGAGAATGGGAAGCGCGTTTGCAGCTGAGCTGGGGACAATGCAAGTCTCGGAGCAAACCGATACGCTCCGTGTCTTAGGAGCTGACCCGATTGATTATCTCATCACGCCGAGAGTCATCGCTTCGTGTCTGGCCTTGCCGTTTCTGACTCTCATGTGTTTCACTGTCGGGATGGCTTCGAGCGCTCTGCTATCCGATGCGGTTTATGGGATTAGTATTAACATAATCATGGACTCGGCTCATAGAGCGCTTAGACCGTGGGACATTGTGAGTGCCATGATTAAGTCTCAGGTGTTTGGTGCTATAATATCTGTGATTAGTTGTTCTTGGGGAGTTACCACTACGGGAGGTGCTAAAGGTGTTGGAGAATCCACAACTTCTGCAGTTGTCATGTCTCTTGTCGGAATCTTTATTGCTGATTTTGTGCTTTCTTCCTTCTTCTTTCAGGGTGCTGGAGATTCTTTAAAGAACTGTGTGTAA